The Halorussus gelatinilyticus genome contains the following window.
TAACTGCGCGAAATCCAAGGTAGAGCCAGAATGAAGGGTCCTACCACTCGAACGCGAATCGAGTCCGCCATCCGCGAGAACGACCTCGCGGCGTGGAAGGCCGAACGCTACCGGGCGTTCCACCGGACTATGACCGACGAGGAGGCCCCGTTCCCGTGCTACTTCGCGGTCGACGCCCACCGTGACGGCGATTTGCGTTACCTGTTCGCACCCTCCGCGACCACCGAGACCGGGAAATCGGTCGTGGCCGACGGTCTCGCCCGATACCTCGACGGCGCGCGGGGTATCGCCGATATCACCGCACTCGCTGCCTTCTTCGAGTCGCCGGACGGAGACCTCTCGGTCGCCGACTACCGCGAACGCGTCTGGGACCTCCTCGCCGCGCTCCGCCGGAACGACCCGGAGCCGTGGCCGGACGACGTGCCGGCCGACCCCGACGACCCCGAGTGGGAGTTCTGTTACGCGGGCGAGCCGATGTTCGTCGTCGCTCGGGCACCGGCCTACGACCGGCGACACAGTCGTCACGCGCCCCACGGACTGGAACTCACCGTCCAGCCGAGATGGGTGTTCGACGGCCTCGGCAGCGACACGGAGGCCGGTCAGCAAGCGCGTGCGGTCATCCGGGAGCGACTGGATGAGTACGACAACGTGCCGCGCCATCCCGCCATCGGTGACTACGGCGACCCGGACACCAGAGAGTGGAAACAGTACGTCCTCTCGGACGACAACGACGAGACGTTCGAGGAGTTCCCCGTGGACAATTGGGACACCTGAACTGGCCGGTCGGACGCGATCGAGGGGAGAACGAGCGGGTTCAGTCGTCGGCTTGCGCGGGCGTGCCGACCTCGGGCCGGGAGACGTCGCGGTCGGTCTCCTCGCCCTCGATGTCGTAGGGGTACTCGCCGGTGACACAGCCCATGCAGAGGTCCGCCCCGCTGGTGTCGAGCGCGTCGGCGACCGCCTCCGTCGAGAGGTACGCGAGGCTGTCTGCCTCGATCGCCTCTCGAATCTCCTCGACGGACTTGTCCGCGGCGATGAGTTCCTCGCGGGTCGCCATGTCGATGCCCATGTAGCAGGGCGCGACGATGGGCGGGGCACCGACGCGCATGTGGACCTCCTCCGCGCCGCAGTCCTTGAGCAGGGCGACGAGTTGGGTCGAGGTGGTCCCGCGGACTATGGAGTCGTCGATGATGGTGACGGTCTTGCCCTCGACGGTGGACTTGATGGGGTTGAGTTTGAGGCGGACCGCGCGCTCGCGTTCGTCCTGTGTCGGCATGATGAACGTCCGGCCGACGTAGCGGTTCTTCATCAGGCCCTCGGCGAACTCGACGCCGGCACCGTCCTCGTGTTCGTCGTCCTCTTGGGCGGCCTCGGCGTACCCGGAGGCGAACGCGCGCCCCGAGTCGGGCACGGGCATCACGACGTCGGTGTCGATGCCGCTCTCCTCCCAGAGCTTGCGGCCCAACTCGCGGCGGACCTCGTAGACGAGGTGGTCGTCGATGACGCTGTCGGGGCGCGCGAAGTAGACGTGTTCGAAGAAGCAGTGTGCCGTGTTC
Protein-coding sequences here:
- a CDS encoding YqcI/YcgG family protein, which gives rise to MKGPTTRTRIESAIRENDLAAWKAERYRAFHRTMTDEEAPFPCYFAVDAHRDGDLRYLFAPSATTETGKSVVADGLARYLDGARGIADITALAAFFESPDGDLSVADYRERVWDLLAALRRNDPEPWPDDVPADPDDPEWEFCYAGEPMFVVARAPAYDRRHSRHAPHGLELTVQPRWVFDGLGSDTEAGQQARAVIRERLDEYDNVPRHPAIGDYGDPDTREWKQYVLSDDNDETFEEFPVDNWDT